A segment of the Juglans regia cultivar Chandler chromosome 15, Walnut 2.0, whole genome shotgun sequence genome:
AGATAAGAGGAGTGGAAAAATGAGAACAAGAAAAGGAGGTAATaatttcttgaaatgagttattctattataaGTTGATATGTAGAACACATCATTCAAtaacttaaatgataagatttaatttgtaaaatttaaattttaaaatttatcttccaaatcaaattatgtcatgtaagtattttACTATCTGTGCTTTACACACTGGCTTGAGAATAAACTTTtaagatttagattttaaattttatcttctaaattaaattattttatgtaagtattttattagaTGTGTTTTACATacaaatttgagaataaaataactgtttttgaaaaatcaaaaatcaaaaatgTTTGGGATTATACTTGTAGGTCCAAAAAATGATAACCAGGAATCCTAAGGTGAACCTACCCTTGAAAAGAAGGTTGTTGGGTATTGATtctcattatataaaataaataataaatttttttttattagttaaaatgtttttagaTAAATAGTTATTACACATAATATCATAGCAGAGGTCTTGAATTTGAACtctaactttatattttatcctatttaattaaatattttacgtgttgGACTTACTAATTGAGAAGGAATCTAACTCACACGTAAAAAagagtattaagatataaaataaataataaaatctatctctttttattaattaaaatttttaaaataaattatgatttcACATTGATTTGGTCACGGAAGGGATTCAGAATTTTAGATCCATACGTCTCTAAACATTGTTTTTTGTCACGAGAGTACCAATGTCTTGAAGTGGGAGAATTGagaaacattaatatatagtcctctctcaaaaataaattattttttaataatttctaataatGTTCATAGGCTTTCATTGAATGATCCAAGAACCACCTAGGAGGATGGAGGGCCACTACTTTTAATATGCTCAACTATCACACAAACGAATAAGAATTGGCCAGGTACTAGAGTACacaaataaatatgatatatatatatatataagaaataatatttataatttcaaaatgtaTAAATCACAtgcactttttaaaaaaaaaaacatgatttactattaaaaaaatattttttttatatgagtcgcAAATTTATCTTCTCTTAAAATGAGTATACAATACTTGCATACCCTAtaactgtatttaacattattatttatatatatgtgtgaaaaaaatgtattacaaaatattttctttttaatttagattttttttaaattatatttataagccaGCATGAATAACACATTTAGGAAAGTGcttacataacataatttgttttaaaagatatattttgaaatttgaatattacagATCAAGTCATATTATGTGAGTGATGTGGATTGTGTATTCTACACAGATTTAAAACAcagatttaaaaatagaataactcttttttttttaatgagttagagatccaataaaacaaattatcatGTAAATGGGAATGGCGTGAACagagtaatattttatttatgtttgagaTGAATATTCATTCCCATTAAAATATGAATCTAACTTCAACTAAAATTTGAACCCAAATCCTTGATAGATATCACTAATAATAAACAATAGCCCATCAAAGAGGAGAGGAAAGGAAAGCAAGAGATTGTGAAGGGCTGTGATAAAACCAAGCATTATGACTTCATTCTAGGAGTCTGTAGCTAATGAGAGTTGGTGTCCATTAAATTGGGGAACATCGCAAGTGTTTGAGcaaaaaatgatcaatttggAGAAGAAGACACCCAATTTTCTCTTGATCCAACGTTTTCCAAATTTTGATGCAGCACCTGATCCAATGTAGTTCAAGATATCACTATTTATGGGGGCTCCTTGGTAATTGtacatttaaatcttaaaattaaattaattaggcCATGTGTTTCTCTAATACCACCACTAACTAATATCCAAAGTTCGagcattttttaatcaaaaattctatatataattatttttacgtattttttatacattctattaatgtgattgattacgttattttttttatatatataaaataactgaaCTAAGGGACATTAATTTATGCAAACAGTTTACACATTGACGTAGCCAATCACAGGTCTCTACACAGCTAAGGGACTGAGCCTGACTACACCCTTTATTACTCAAACCCAAGCCCACAATGCCTTGGTCCACCACTGTGATGTACTGAACTGTGATATGGATTGGAGCTTTGCAAGTGGATATATAGAGCTGGAAATCCTCATAAGATCTCCACATGCGCAGCTTTGGGTATGGACGAAGATGGATTTTTCCTGTCCATTGTATGCGGTATTGGAAGGAGATTGATCCCTTACCTCAACTTTGTAGTAAGGAGGGAGAAGAATACCACACGTGCAGTGGGGGAAGGTCTTGCCTCCACCACACACTTCTTCACACCTACTACATCCATAATGAAGTGGTAAGTATTGCATGTGGTGGATGTCTTTTGCTTACAtcaagatgaagatgaagatgaagctgaAGTTATATCCCACCAACTTTGCGGTGAGaccttttaatttattatttttattatttttcctttttttttttaataatcttagTACCATTATTGATGATTGGGCACACGATGTCAGATGGTCATATCAACAATTTCCATCAAGGATTTAAGtgaatagtatattttaaattgagattatttatgtaaaataatattacttttataataaatgttatgcatcagtcattattcactcGTGCACTTTAcatctatagttttttttatatatatatataaagtgtgagGTGTAACACTCCGCTCCCGaaagtccggagagttagctctttctacgtataaatccaaaaacaaaaattttagaaaaacgGCTTGTTGTTCGAcctgggtgttacatccttccccccttaaGAAAATTTCGTCGTCaaaatttgctagtaccacaaacgaggcctaaatatttttccaacCCTACCATTTCCCTGCCTACCCCAATCTCTAATCATGTTATCAAACCTAATAGTCTAAAATTTTAACCCTCCAAGATTGAAGCTCGATGCCTCTCATCTTTCCTCTAGACATATATATTCGCGCTTATTGTATTGCTTATCAAACACCTCGAAAGATCTAaatcaagtctaaaatataaacctcaacCATGTAATTAAAGACCAAATAATAAATTCCAAATTCTCCGCATAATAtaataacctcaaaaatataattaaaaacctaaaataattttgaactcTCCACATAATCTATGAACATTATACAAATATCGAAATAAACTCTGAAACTATTATATCACCAAAATCACGCTTCCATTGCGCATTCTAACAACTTGTAGTCCTAAATACATTGTAACTCACGCACGTACATCTAAAATGAACTAACCCCACATTTAACCAGTCCATACATTCCTAACTCACTAGAGtcaaattcacaaaataaaacaacatgATTGTAGTGtctaaaacatcaatatcacaagtctAGGCCTCAAGTTCCTAACCAAAACTCTTTCCAAAAAGTCGacctaaaatctaaaccttaaatcatgtTAGAATCATTTCTTACAGTCCACAACATTACGCCTACCGGGACTAAAATTTCAAGTGTCTTAAAAAATCGTTTtcctaaaatatgcaaaatctcaaatctcaaatttcGTGGGACGTATTCCATAGGCCTGCAAGTGCAAAAACCTTACatatcataaaaagaaaaatcatatcctggAGTTCGCAGAATTAAATCACTTTTAAAGTATATAccatctctaaacctcaaatctccaaatattcaatccataaaatctgaagaatctcaaaccttaaatacccacataatcatctcttagtCCTAAAATCTCTACACCACAATTCCAGAGTTACTTCCTAAATCCACTGATGTCTAAAACCTTATAAGTTATAGTCTGTAAAACCTCAAATTTGACTTTTGGTCAACTTATGTCAACTTCAAAACCTAAATCTTCTAGTCATGTCCTACAATCTGCAAAATAAGCCAATTAAAtctaaaacctaaaatttccaaaacctcaatccataaagtctgcagaatctcaaacttaaaatatcccCATGATCATCTCAtagtcctcaaatttctatacctcAAGTATGAATTTACTTcctaaacccacagatatccaaaatctcaaatttcatcaaaatccttattatagtatgcagaatctcgaacttgtctctgataccaactgtaacgtcCTGTTCTCGGAAGTCTAGAGAGTTAGCTCTTTCTACgtataaattcaaaaacaaaaattttagaaaaacgGCTTGTTGCTAGACCCGGGTGTTACATGAGGTGTTTTTCATATGATGTGAGGTAGTAAATAGTAActaatgaaaagaatttttctacttttataagttattttacaaaaatatccctcaATAAAAACAGAattatgcaatatatatatatatatatatatatatatatataaatagttgtaAGTGAATGATTTTCACCGAAAACGAATTTTAAAAAGCTTGGGTCTTAAATATGCACAATAAAAAGCTGGGTCCAAGTGTCAAAAGGAGAACAAAAAGTAGGTGGTTGTCATtaatctcaaaaatattataaaatctacCTAGGAAATTATGTGATTCGATCCGTAAATGCTTGTTTTTATCAGGTAATCGAACATGTCATGCTGGCTTGTTTTGGGATGAGGAATACCAAagactcaagaaaaaaaaaaagactgaaaATTTACTGCCAACTTGAGTCTCAAAACTTCAGAAGATAGAGAACAGCCCAGATTGAATGCGTGTCTTAAAcactgaatttaaaaaaattatagacatatttatggaatttaatgaaataataaaaaggttATAGCAGAcactttttcaatatatataaattatcttgTAATATTTCACAAGTCAAGAAAAGTAGTCTTGAAAGAAACTTTACATGAATAGAAGAAGCCTTACATGAAAAAAGAGCAGCTTCTCAACATCAATATGGAAACCTCAGTGATGATGACAACAAATAGATGAACAAATCATACATTATTTTGCCGGGAAATCTGTGGATCCGATCATCTAACCGTATTTTAAATCCCACCGGAAGATTTGAATAAACCCTCCTCCAAGATGATATAGGCTACCCCAAAAaaactatatgatatataaataacaataataagaaagataAAGATGGCATTGTCAAATTAGGTTTTGCCTGTTTTGAGCTTCTTAAAATCTCGGTCAGAGTCTTCATCATTCGCAACTCTAGTGCATGTTGTTCCTTGTTTGCCAGAGGGAACACCAATATCCTAGGGGAAAATGGTTGACAAATTTTAGGCACATTTACATAGTTCCTTGAagatagaaattaaattttgcagTAATTGTAGAAAAATTCCACTTGAAAATAGACTTCCAATACAAGAATTGCGGGATCAATATATACCTTAATGGCGGATACTCTACTGTTAGATCGCTTCCCAAGCTCAATTTGCACTGAGATACTGGCCCGCGATAGATCCACTCCGGAGTTCTGGAGTGCTTGTGTCAGAGTACTCAACAATCTGTTCAATACCAAAGATGCCTTCATTATCTTGATTCATAATCAACATGCTGTTACAAAATATGGTTCTCAAATTGGTTTTAACCTATAACAGTTGTTAGCATTGAAAAGTTACTATAAGACAATCCCCATATAGATCAGCAGAACAAGCAGATGCTTACAGTAAAAAGTGGCAGAATGACATTTTCGGTAACTAGAGTTCAGCAATATTTCATTGCACACGTGAAAAAAAGGTTTAATCCAATAATCTCCACCttataatgaattaaaataaaaataaaggccTACGACTATGCAATGTTACTAGCACTTGTAAGTTGTGATAGCATCTTACAACCATGTTGAAAACATGATTGCAACTACAACATAGCctatatattcaaattttaaaaaaggtgCTAATGAACACATGACGACATGAGTTGCATCTTCTCCCTAATATGCAGATTGCAGAACTGCTCATTAAGCTAAAGGCAAGATAGCCTAAAACCAAGATCAAAGGATGTGGTTCGGTGCAACTGTGCAATCGCCATCTGTAACATCTGACCTCAAATGAAAGGAGTCTGATTGCATGCTACAAGAATAATTGTACCCTAGAAATCATGCCTGACTTTTAGACTTTTTCATTACCCAAAGACCAAATCTGTGATTCAATAaagtttttcaacttttcatggtgtctaataatatttatctgaCGTGAATCTGAGATATTAGGAAGCAAAGCGAGATTCAGAGTTCAAAGTAAATGTGCAAACTAAATAGACTTGCcttcaaaaaaaatacaagatgcACAGGCCAAATGATTATGAAAAATGCAAGATGCATATATCTAATGATTATGTAAATTAAACATACACTACCTTTGGGAGTACACACTTGAGATGCTAATGGTACCACCTTCAACAGTCAACTCTTGTTCTTTCAGCTTATCACTAGTAGTAATGCCCCCATTAGTGCCTGATCTCGTCTCACATAACCGTGGTTGAGGCTGAGACAGAATGTTTTCTGCATCCGATGCCAATTTAGAAAGGATTTCATGTACTGCAGCACTACTCTTGACTGTAGTGAAGAAGCTTGGTTCTGGTGACAAAGGAAGGGTCACTGCTTGATTGGTTATTCCAGGATGGTGATCCATCTGTTTAAAGGTAGTGGCAGCACTAATGTCAGGTTCAATTGGTTTCTTTTCACTTCCAGCAAAAGTTGGAGAGACGGAGATAGTTTTCTTATCAAACCTCCCAGCAAACATTAATGCAGGAGCAGACCCACTTACTCGAGATTGATCAACATGACTTTCAGCCTGCCTGTGATTGTTTCTCTGCTAGAAACAAGCAGACAccatcatataatttttagcACTAATATGAATTAATATGATCGGGcttaaattgaaatataaattccCAAAATATATGATCATTATGTGTGCATGCATAGGTATACTTATATTTGGAGGCCCAACTCACTTCCGAAAGACATATTTCACCAGGTATATTTGGacacacacaaaataaataactaaatacaTATAAGAAGCAAAGAAATTTACCCATGGCATCAATTTAGCTGGCTCATGATTCCATCCTTGGTATGCCCCCTCATACTTCTCCACTTTCTCCTGTAAGAACTGAATGTACTCAATAACCTGCAAAAAGATTGAGAACCCCCAAATCCAACTGTTAGGACATTGCAAGGTGAAGGAAAGAAACCAAAGAACAAATtactacaaaagaaaaagagtcaAAGAATGGATTACTACAAGAGATTGGTTTACCTCAAATAAAAAGGATGCCTTATCTCTCTTTTGGTCGCTAAGAGGAATGAGTTCTCGCAGCATCTGAAATCTGCATTGTTaccataaataatataagatgtcAGCAACAACCCCATTGGTCGGTAAATCAACTAATTGCCTCCAATAACAAGGTCCGTGTCAATAAACTATGCTCCAACAAAAcctttgtattttttgtttaacttgAGCGAATGATGTGATTATTTATGAATGAAACAAGAAGTTTCTTTGAAAACACAAATAGAAAACATGGAAATCACATCTGTCCAAGTATGCAAAAAAGGATTTGTGAAATTTagcttaaaatgaaaatatcagaTAGTAATAGCTATGGATGTTTTTACTATGTTTCTAAGGAAGTCTGGAAGTCGAGGAAGGCAAGTAGATACAATCATGCCTTTGTTTCTTTCCTATCACTGAAATGTTCTTTTCTGAGATTGTGTTCAAAATATCACAATGAATTAAAGCTTTTTCTTTGGTAGCCCTGTTTATGCATTCAATACTATAAAAGAATGTGTATAAATGATTTGTGTCTGCTTCCTCTATGTGATgtaattatagtattatacgTGTGTTAAATGATGAgtgaaagagaggaaaagaagcAAAGGAACCAAAAGGGGTAGAAAGGGAAGGAAACTGATATGATGTGTAGAAACACATGGAGAAAATACTTACTTTATTCATTGATGTACCATCgtatatatacactacatacAATTGACAACTATACCCTCACAGGTTACACTGATTACAACCATGCCCTTTAACATGATGTATGAATGAATGTCAACGGATTTTAATGTTTTCCTTGGCTTTTGACTGTTGAGGAATAATGGTACCAGAGGATGATGGGTAGATGGCAAGCTATCTTTTATGGTCAGCCAAGAATGGCTCACTCGAGTGCACCTAGTTTATCAAGTGATGTCCATCTCCTTGACTAGGTTCCACCTACGGCCGCAAGCATGAAATCATAATCTTTGAGACCGCCAACCCTTACACACAATGCATCAATGTGTGTTGGCCACCCAGAGATTagaggaaaatgatttataatgTGTGAATGCTATTAAACTACATACTCGTTCCTTCAAAAGTGAAAACTTAGTTATAATCTTtgtgttgagggaaaaattagttggttggcatattcttgtgaaaacctgtgtaaaattgtgttgtaacaagtgttaaAGCGGTGTAACATGAAAAGGCTCAACACAGCTCAATTGGCACTCGACTGGcactcgagcggaaccttccagagaggttcgctcgatgtgcgctcgacgcaacgctcgagcagaacccattcAGAGAGGTTCACTcaatgtgcgctcgacgtggcactcaagcagaactcttccagagaggttcgctcgagctgTTTCTGAAAGACAACGTGccctcgacttgcgctcgacacctcgctcgagccaatgttcaaaacaacttaaaattcaAGGTTTTGAGCGCCGTGATCAACAGGGACTATATATAGAACAGCTTATTTCTGTTCTTTTGGTGTGACGAAATAGAGCAAAAACCCTATTTGCTTCAAGAGCCATAGAGAGAGTCTTCCCCACCTTGTGAATCTCCCTTGGACAAACACATctccaccacaccacactcaagatcaaatcttattcaaagtccattgaagtggacgtgttGATTGGCCGGAAGAgtccggagctgctgttgatgcagaaatagagaggttctcgtgggaaGCTATAGAAAGCTCGGAGTTCCGGCACTACATGcttgtagagatcgagtgggtcacttgtgatgttgcaagccaagtttagctACTACAAaagttttgtgagtgtctctaaattagttgtaacaaactttttctatagtgaattttaggtggtgccttacacccggagtagttttagaatttgaagacgttcttcaaatgagtttccacttcatgatcaaaatcattgtgttgattatttatgttatttgattaaCTATTTGtttgtctatattttttaaaagacctTCAAAATTAGATTACACATATTCACCCCCCTCTAAGTGTAGTGATTGGTAGAACTACTGCTTTTTCACtttgagtattcaactcattttgtttttatgttttaaacatctCAGGTATCGGGGAGATTGAAGATGGGTTAGCAAGCCAAAGTGTTATCTTATTATTAGAGAGCTTTATTTATGATGGCttttataaaattgagaaaCTTTATCTACTTTTCAGCTCATGGGTTTTGTTATACTTGCTAATGTTTaagttttattaatgagattttCAGTTATATTTGAGTTCTTTATGGATCTCTTATAACTTGGCTTATGGATTGGAAATGAAAGTAGCATATCTGACCCGGAAAGGGGTCTTGCACACTATCAATCTACCCCCCAAGTACAATGAACCAAAAGAAAGTTCATGAAGCAGATAGTTCAAACTCCCGGGCATTCTATTCATTGTGAAACACGGTACtgtgtttattgaaaaagagaaaaaatacgTTGATGATTACACCTTTGATGCAGGAATTGGTTGAACTGATCTTTGTATAGCGATACATCACAAATAATATGCATGAAGATGAGGAAAAGTATAAGAAAATTAGAAGTGAAAGAACATTAAACAAGCAGGGATCAGCAATGCTTAATCACTatacaagtttaaaataaattcaaaatgcaAACTCTCAGAAACATGCAACAAATACAAAGATAAAGCTATAAACCGGAAAGAGGCTTCCAATGTGAGGGAGGAAAACATGCCTGTCATTGATTTTGCTCCTTCTACGCTGTTCCGTGGCAGAATGCTTCGACCGTGGCGTGTTAGCCTTCTGATCAGAGATTTTCCCGTCCACCTTTACCTTTAATTCCCCTGTATAAACTCACACTTCTTCAAATCAAATGAAAAGGAGGGAACCAAGAGCAATCTTTTTTCTTGGGAAAAAAGAGCA
Coding sequences within it:
- the LOC108986693 gene encoding transcription factor BIM1-like isoform X3, with amino-acid sequence MEHPQPRPSKTEGRKPTHDFLSLYSRSDVQEDPSPPSQGGYLKTHDFLQPLERIGKTGAKEESVVEISAVERPPPPAPPPLDEQILPGGIGTYSISHISCFNQTSVPKPDGSIYTVARAGSSDWNDENSNCSTSYTASGFTLWEESHALKKGKKRKENMGEKPAVREAGPKLRQRTKVEGPSQSSTNNHHRNSFSSLSSSEAMEQNNKSFVDVITSAKGITLEDDLDDEEEAFVPKKEPSAVVATTHEGELKVKVDGKISDQKANTPRSKHSATEQRRRSKINDRFQMLRELIPLSDQKRDKASFLFEVIEYIQFLQEKVEKYEGAYQGWNHEPAKLMPWQRNNHRQAESHVDQSRMDHHPGITNQAVTLPLSPEPSFFTTVKSSAAVHEILSKLASDAENILSQPQPRLCETRSGTNGGITTSDKLKEQELTVEGGTISISSVYSQRLLSTLTQALQNSGVDLSRASISVQIELGKRSNSRVSAIKDIGVPSGKQGTTCTRVANDEDSDRDFKKLKTGKT
- the LOC108986693 gene encoding transcription factor BIM1-like isoform X1; the protein is MEHPQPRPSKTEGRKPTHDFLSLYSRSDVQEDPSPPSQGGYLKTHDFLQPLERIGKTGAKEESVVEISAVERPPPPAPPPLDEQILPGGIGTYSISHISCFNQTSVPKPDGSIYTVARAGSSDWNDENSNCSTSYTASGFTLWEESHALKKGKKRKENMGEKPAVREAGPKLRQRTKVEGPSQSSTNNHHRNSFSSLSSSEAMEQNNKSFVDVITSAKGITLEDDLDDEEEAFVPKKEPSAVVATTHEGELKVKVDGKISDQKANTPRSKHSATEQRRRSKINDRFQMLRELIPLSDQKRDKASFLFEVIEYIQFLQEKVEKYEGAYQGWNHEPAKLMPWQRNNHRQAESHVDQSRVSGSAPALMFAGRFDKKTISVSPTFAGSEKKPIEPDISAATTFKQMDHHPGITNQAVTLPLSPEPSFFTTVKSSAAVHEILSKLASDAENILSQPQPRLCETRSGTNGGITTSDKLKEQELTVEGGTISISSVYSQRLLSTLTQALQNSGVDLSRASISVQIELGKRSNSRVSAIKDIGVPSGKQGTTCTRVANDEDSDRDFKKLKTGKT
- the LOC108986693 gene encoding transcription factor BIM1-like isoform X4; translation: MEHPQPRPSKTEGRKPTHDFLSLYSRSDVQEDPSPPSQGGYLKTHDFLQPLERIGKTGAKEESVVEISAVERPPPPAPPPLDEQILPGGIGTYSISHISCFNQTSVPKPDGSIYTVARAGSSDWNDENSNCSTSYTASGFTLWEESHALKKGKKRKENMGEKPAVREAGPKLRQRTKVEGPSQSSTNNHHRNSFSSLSSSEAMEQNNKSFVDVITSAKGITLEDDLDDEEEAFVPKKEPSAVVATTHEGELKVKVDGKISDQKANTPRSKHSATEQRRRSKINDRFQMLRELIPLSDQKRDKASFLFEVIEYIQFLQEKVEKYEGAYQGWNHEPAKLMPWRNNHRQAESHVDQSRMDHHPGITNQAVTLPLSPEPSFFTTVKSSAAVHEILSKLASDAENILSQPQPRLCETRSGTNGGITTSDKLKEQELTVEGGTISISSVYSQRLLSTLTQALQNSGVDLSRASISVQIELGKRSNSRVSAIKDIGVPSGKQGTTCTRVANDEDSDRDFKKLKTGKT
- the LOC108986693 gene encoding transcription factor BIM1-like isoform X2; this translates as MEHPQPRPSKTEGRKPTHDFLSLYSRSDVQEDPSPPSQGGYLKTHDFLQPLERIGKTGAKEESVVEISAVERPPPPAPPPLDEQILPGGIGTYSISHISCFNQTSVPKPDGSIYTVARAGSSDWNDENSNCSTSYTASGFTLWEESHALKKGKKRKENMGEKPAVREAGPKLRQRTKVEGPSQSSTNNHHRNSFSSLSSSEAMEQNNKSFVDVITSAKGITLEDDLDDEEEAFVPKKEPSAVVATTHEGELKVKVDGKISDQKANTPRSKHSATEQRRRSKINDRFQMLRELIPLSDQKRDKASFLFEVIEYIQFLQEKVEKYEGAYQGWNHEPAKLMPWRNNHRQAESHVDQSRVSGSAPALMFAGRFDKKTISVSPTFAGSEKKPIEPDISAATTFKQMDHHPGITNQAVTLPLSPEPSFFTTVKSSAAVHEILSKLASDAENILSQPQPRLCETRSGTNGGITTSDKLKEQELTVEGGTISISSVYSQRLLSTLTQALQNSGVDLSRASISVQIELGKRSNSRVSAIKDIGVPSGKQGTTCTRVANDEDSDRDFKKLKTGKT
- the LOC108986693 gene encoding transcription factor BIM1-like isoform X5: MEHPQPRPSKTEGRKPTHDFLSLYSRSDVQEDPSPPSQGGYLKTHDFLQPLERIGKTGAKEESVVEISAVERPPPPAPPPLDEQILPGGIGTYSISHISCFNQTSVPKPDGSIYTVARAGSSDWNDENSNCSTSYTASGFTLWEESHALKKGKKRKENMGEKPAVREAGPKLRQRTKVEGPSQSSTNNHHRNSFSSLSSSEAMEQNNKSFVDVITSAKGITLEDDLDDEEEAFVPKKEPSAVVATTHEGELKVKVDGKISDQKANTPRSKHSATEQRRRSKINDRFQMLRELIPLSDQKRDKASFLFEVIEYIQFLQEKVEKYEGAYQGWNHEPAKLMPWMDHHPGITNQAVTLPLSPEPSFFTTVKSSAAVHEILSKLASDAENILSQPQPRLCETRSGTNGGITTSDKLKEQELTVEGGTISISSVYSQRLLSTLTQALQNSGVDLSRASISVQIELGKRSNSRVSAIKDIGVPSGKQGTTCTRVANDEDSDRDFKKLKTGKT